In Vigna unguiculata cultivar IT97K-499-35 chromosome 3, ASM411807v1, whole genome shotgun sequence, a single genomic region encodes these proteins:
- the LOC114177449 gene encoding 4-coumarate--CoA ligase 2-like — translation MEQQQSTQHHNHDFIFRSKLPDIYIPTHLPLHTYIFQNLTQFNHRPCLINAATGDCFTYADVQLTARRVAAGLHKLGIQHGDVILLLLQNCPQFVFAFLGSSFCGATVTTANPFYTPAEVAKQAAASNAKLIITQASYVDKVKDFARENDVRVMCVDAALEGYLHFSELTEANENDIPGVKISPDDVVALPYSSGTTGLPKGVMLTHKGMVTSVAQQVDGENPNLYIRSEDVVLCVLPLFHIYSLNTVLLCSLRVGAAVLIMPKFDMVKMLELVEKHKVSVAPFVPPIILAVAKSPDLQRYDLSSIRMIMSGAAPVGKELEDSLRDKLPNATLGQGYGMTEAGPVLSMCLAFAKEAGHVKSGSCGTVVRNAEMKIVDPLTAASLHTNQPGEICIRGNQIMKGYLNDEEATKITIDEEGWLHTGDIGYIDDDDQIFIVDRLKELIKYKGFQVAPAELEAMLLVHPKISDAAVVSMKDEVAGEVPVAFVVLSNGSTISEEEIKQYISKQVVFYKRISRVFFVSSIPKAASGKILRRELRARLANGLPSL, via the exons ATGGAACAACAACAATCTACACAACACCACAACCACGACTTCATCTTCCGTTCCAAACTCCCCGACATTTACATTCCCACGCACCTCCCTCTCCACACTTACATCTTCCAAAACCTCACCCAATTCAACCACCGACCCTGCCTCATAAACGCCGCCACCGGAGACTGCTTCACCTACGCCGACGTCCAACTCACCGCTCGCAGAGTCGCCGCCGGCCTCCACAAACTCGGCATCCAGCACGGCGACGTCATCCTCCTTCTCCTCCAGAACTGCCCCCAGTTTGTCTTCGCATTCCTGGGCTCCTCCTTCTGCGGCGCCACCGTCACCACCGCTAACCCCTTCTACACTCCGGCGGAGGTGGCCAAGCAAGCCGCGGCCTCCAACGCCAAACTCATCATAACACAAGCGTCGTACGTGGACAAAGTGAAGGATTTCGCGAGGGAAAACGACGTCAGAGTGATGTGCGTTGACGCGGCGCTGGAAGGTTACCTTCACTTCTCGGAGTTAACGGAGGCAAACGAGAATGACATTCCCGGCGTTAAAATATCCCCGGACGACGTGGTTGCGCTGCCGTATTCTTCAGGAACGACGGGGCTTCCGAAGGGAGTGATGCTAACGCACAAGGGGATGGTTACGAGCGTGGCGCAACAAGTGGACGGAGAGAACCCTAATCTGTATATACGTAGCGAGGACGTGGTGTTGTGCGTGCTTCCACTGTTCCATATTTATTCCCTCAACACTGTTTTGCTCTGTTCCCTTCGGGTTGGGGCTGCAGTTTTGATAATGCCCAAATTCGATATGGTGAAGATGCTGGAGCTGGTGGAAAAACACAAAGTGAGTGTGGCGCCGTTTGTGCCACCCATCATTCTGGCGGTTGCGAAGAGTCCAGATTTGCAGCGTTACGACCTTTCCTCGATTCGAATGATAATGTCTGGCGCCGCTCCTGTGGGGAAGGAACTTGAGGACTCCCTCAGAGACAAACTTCCCAACGCCACACTTGGTCAG GGTTATGGGATGACAGAAGCAGGACCAGTGCTTTCAATGTGCTTAGCGTTTGCGAAGGAAGCAGGGCATGTGAAATCAGGTTCGTGCGGGACCGTTGTAAGAAATGCAGAGATGAAGATCGTTGACCCTCTCACTGCTGCTTCGCTTCACACGAATCAACCTGGTGAGATTTGTATCAGAGGCAACCAGATCATGAAAG GTTACCTAAACGATGAAGAGGCCACAAAAATAACTATAGACGAAGAAGGATGGTTGCATACGGGTGATATTGGATACATCGACGATGATGACCAGATTTTCATCGTTGATCGGTTGAAGGAGTTGATCAAATACAAAGGATTTCAAGTTGCTCCTGCTGAGCTCGAAGCCATGCTACTTGTGCACCCAAAGATTTCTGATGCTGCTGTTGTGTC CATGAAGGATGAAGTTGCAGGTGAGGTTCCAGTTGCATTTGTTGTACTATCAAACGGTTCTACGATCTCTGAGGAAGAAATCAAGCAGTACATCTCAAAGCAG
- the LOC114177268 gene encoding uncharacterized protein LOC114177268: MSSHKTSLLSRLRVAVKKVKLLLSATVLSHAWHAANILRGVSISKRQISFNDRPGLMMCTPSSSSEETDSEGLISPPAHTLQRTISCPSDDDIDKRAEMFITNFRRQLQMERQISLQLRYRRENSLELVSP, encoded by the coding sequence ATGAGCTCGCACAAAACGTCTCTACTGAGCCGCCTCAGGGTGGCCGTGAAGAAGGTGAAGCTCCTGCTGAGCGCCACCGTGCTCAGCCACGCATGGCATGCGGCGAACATTCTCCGCGGCGTTTCTATCAGCAAACGCCAGATTAGTTTCAACGATCGACCAGGGTTGATGATGTGTactccttcttcttcctcagaGGAAACGGATTCGGAGGGTTTGATTTCTCCTCCTGCGCACAcccttcagaggaccataagcTGTCCCTCCGATGATGATATCGATAAGAGAGCAGAGATGTTCATAACCAATTTCAGAAGACAGCTTCAGATGGAGAGACAAATCTCACTGCAGCTACGTTATCGCAGGGAAAATAGTCTTGAATTGGTCTCTCCCTGA
- the LOC114177087 gene encoding beta-1,3-galactosyltransferase 6, with the protein MFSYALHLRNFKFYCIITPYTTNLVSKTKCKTSLSFPKLENTMASKSSKPNRGRFVCSCFIVIFFLCLFAAINEVRFSGFLRLGRCALSNETAPIRNESEDLRILISVLTLPDQYLRRHFLRLVYGTQTWEGAKVDVKFVFCNLTKEEQKVMVALEIMLHDDIIILNCTENMNRGKTSTFFTSLPEMFNDTSGVGPYPPYHYVMKADDDTYVRVNSLVRSLRPLPREDLYYGFVIPCGSMDPFKHYMSGMGFVVSWDIVEWIHGSDIPKKHVVGPEDKVFGDWMRWARRGKNRYNAKWSMYNYPDPPSVCSHELWNDTIAVHLLKNQEKWIRTLSFFNHTHSLKPSNLYHIP; encoded by the coding sequence ATGTTCTCCTATGCGTTACATCTAAGAAACTTCAAATTTTATTGTATCATCACTCCCTACACTACAAATCTCGTTTCCAAAACAAAATGCAAAACCTCACTTTCTTTTCCGAAGCTTGAAAACACAATGGCGTCCAAGTCCTCAAAGCCCAACCGGGGGCGATTCGTGTGCTCTTGTTTCATAgtcatcttcttcctctgcTTGTTCGCAGCAATTAACGAAGTTCGATTCAGTGGCTTCCTAAGGTTGGGTCGATGTGCTCTCTCAAACGAAACTGCACCCATAAGAAACGAATCAGAAGACCTTAGAATCCTGATCTCCGTTCTCACCCTCCCCGACCAGTACCTGCGACGACACTTCCTGCGCCTCGTGTACGGCACGCAAACCTGGGAGGGCGCGAAAGTGGATGTGAAGTTCGTGTTCTGCAATCTCACAAAAGAGGAGCAGAAAGTGATGGTGGCGTTGGAGATCATGCTTCACGACGACATCATCATCCTGAACTGCACCGAGAACATGAACAGGGGCAAAACGTCGACGTTCTTCACGAGCCTGCCGGAGATGTTCAACGACACGAGCGGTGTGGGGCCCTACCCTCCCTACCACTACGTGATGAAAGCGGATGATGACACGTACGTGAGGGTTAACAGTTTGGTGCGGTCGTTGAGGCCGTTGCCGAGGGAGGATTTATACTATGGGTTCGTCATACCGTGTGGTAGCATGGACCCCTTCAAACACTACATGTCTGGGATGGGGTTTGTGGTGTCCTGGGATATCGTGGAGTGGATCCACGGCTCTGATATTCCCAAGAAACACGTGGTGGGCCCAGAGGATAAGGTGTTCGGAGATTGGATGCGGTGGGCTCGCCGTGGAAAAAATAGGTACAATGCTAAGTGGTCTATGTACAACTACCCTGATCCACCCTCTGTGTGTAGCCACGAGCTCTGGAATGACACTATTGCAGTTCATTTGTTGAAGAATCAAGAGAAGTGGATTCGGACTCTCTCCTTTTTCAACCACACCCATTCTTTGAAGCCATCCAACTTATATCATATACCTTAG